In a genomic window of Zingiber officinale cultivar Zhangliang chromosome 9B, Zo_v1.1, whole genome shotgun sequence:
- the LOC122023283 gene encoding glycosyl hydrolase 5 family protein-like, translated as MVAEGLSKRPLDEISKAIGTMGFNCVRLTWPTFLATNDSLASLTVRQSFERLSALNFTDVSLIERHNPALIDLPLIEAYQAVVSNLGDNNVMVILDNHISKPGWCCSRTDGNGFFGDTYFDPNMWAEGLNYMATLFRSHKNVIGMSLRNELRGPRQNVEDWFKYMAMGAEAVHAANKDVLVILSGLSFDNDLSFLSTRQLNVSFSRKRKLVFEVHWYSFSDSEAWRNGNPNDVCGSISGSVTNKAGFLLQRKFPLFLSEFGMDQRGVNVEDNRYFSCAMAYAADKDLDWSLWTLQGSYYLREGVVELEEVYGVLSLNWTTVRNPTQLQRVQSIQQPFRGPGFSDVPPYKIIFHPLTGHCVTLDSSRRLTLAVGPCSQMWSYGHHKTLSLNTTGSTPSCITAVGVGMPVALAECDRVTSSKWALLSSSHMHVSTKVAGGNATVCLDVGGDGRSLITNPCRCLGGDARCDPEGQWFKLVTSTRLCDYTCLQEPSRTDSENVEKLAEIAVVDHTVVAGEECAKKTLTNGYNLCNGHIPID; from the exons ATGGTGGCGGAGGGGCTGTCGAAGCGGCCGCTGGACGAGATATCCAAGGCGATAGGAACTATGGGGTTCAACTGCGTCCGACTCACCTGGCCGACGTTCCTCGCTACTAACGACTCCCTCGCCAGCCTCACCGTCCGACAGTCCTTCGAGCGACTCAGCGCCCTGAATTTCACCGATGTCTCATTAATCGAACGCCACAATCCAGCTCTCATCGACCTCCCTCTCATCGAAGCTTATCAG GCTGTAGTTTCAAATCTTGGAGACAACAATGTGATGGTGATATTGGACAACCACATAAGCAAGCCAGGGTGGTGCTGCAGCAGAACCGACGGTAATGGCTTCTTCGGAGACACCTACTTCGACCCGAACATGTGGGCGGAAGGCCTAAACTACATGGCCACTCTATTCAGATCGCATAAGAACGTGATCGGGATGAGCTTGAGGAACGAGCTGAGAGGACCGAGACAAAACgtggaagattggtttaagtacATGGCAATGGGAGCCGAGGCAGTGCATGCGGCTAACAAGGACGTGCTCGTCATCCTCTCCGGCCTTAGCTTTGACAACGATCTAAGCTTTCTGTCCACGAGGCAACTGAATGTGAGCTTTTCTAGGAAGCGCAAACTCGTGTTCGAGGTGCACTGGTACTCCTTCTCCGACAGCGAGGCGTGGCGTAACGGCAACCCGAACGACGTCTGTGGGAGCATCTCCGGCAGCGTCACCAACAAGGCCGGCTTCCTGCTCCAACGCAAGTTTCCTCTGTTCCTTAGTGAGTTTGGGATGGACCAGAGGGGAGTGAATGTGGAGGACAACCGATATTTCAGCTGCGCCATGGCATATGCCGCAGACAAGGATTTGGATTGGTCACTGTGGACGTTGCAAGGGAGTTATTATCTCAGGGAAGGCGTCGTGGAGTTGGAGGAGGTGTATGGCGTTCTCTCATTGAACTGGACTACAGTTCGGAACCCAACCCAGTTGCAGAGGGTCCAATCCATACAGCAACCTTTTCGAGGTCCAGGTTTCTCTGATGTTCCACCCTACAAGATTATCTTCCATCCCTTGACTGGTCACTGCGTCACACTCGACTCCTCTCGACGGCTCACGCTTGCAGTAGGCCCTTGCAGCCAAATGTGGAGCTACGGTCACCACAAAACTTTGTCACTGAACACTACAGGTTCAACGCCTTCCTGCATCACCGCCGTCGGGGTCGGAATGCCCGTCGCGCTGGCAGAATGCGACCGTGTGACGAGCTCCAAGTGGGCGCTTTTGTCCTCCTCCCACATGCACGTGTCGACCAAAGTTGCCGGCGGCAATGCGACTGTGTGCTTGGATGTTGGCGGCGACGGCAGGAGCTTGATCACGAATCCTTGCCGGTGCTTGGGTGGGGACGCGAGGTGTGACCCCGAGGGCCAGTGGTTTAAGTTGGTCACCTCCACCAGACTT TGTGactacacttgtctccaagagccttcaagaactgacagTGAAAATGTGGAGAAGCTCGCTGAGATCGCCGTTGTAGATCACACTGTAGTCGCTGGAGAGGAATGCGCGAAGAAGACGCTCACCAACGGCTATAACCTatgcaacggtcatatcccaattgattga
- the LOC122023282 gene encoding glycosyl hydrolase 5 family protein-like — protein MVAEGLSKRPLDEISKAIGTMGFNCVRFTWPTFLATNDSLANLTVRQSFERLSALNSTDVSLIERHNPALIDLPLIEAYQAVVSNLGDNNVMVILDNHISKPGWCCSRTDGNGFFGDTYFDPNVWVEGLHNMATLFRSHKNVIGMSLRNELRGPRENVEDWFKYMEMGAEAVHAANKDVLVILSGLSFDNDLGFLSTRQPNVSFSSKSKLVFEVHWYSFSNSEAWGNGNPNDVCGRISGSVTNKAGFLLDRQFPLFLSEFGIDQRGVNERDNRYFSCALAYAADKDLDWALWTLQGSYYLREGVVELEEVYGLLSLNWNTVRNQTQLQRVRSIQQPFRGPGFSDVPPYKIIFHPLTGHCVTLDSSRRLTLAIGPCSQRWNFNDGQTLSLTAGSTSSCITAIGVGMPVAMAECDRVTSSKWELLSSSHMHVSTKVAGGNATVCLDVGGDGRSLITNPCRCLGGNASCDPEGQWFKLVSSSRLIS, from the exons ATGGTGGCGGAGGGGCTATCGAAGCGGCCTCTGGACGAGATATCGAAGGCAATAGGAACTATGGGGTTCAACTGCGTCCGATTCACCTGGCCAACGTTCCTCGCGACTAACGACTCCCTCGCCAACCTCACCGTCCGACAGTCCTTCGAGCGACTCAGCGCCCTGAATTCCACCGATGTCTCATTAATCGAACGCCACAATCCAGCTCTCATCGACCTCCCTCTCATCGAAGCTTATCAG GCTGTAGTTTCAAATCTTGGAGACAACAATGTGATGGTGATATTGGACAACCACATAAGCAAGCCAGGGTGGTGCTGCAGCAGAACCGACGGTAATGGCTTTTTCGGAGACACCTACTTCGACCCGAACGTGTGGGTGGAAGGCCTACACAACATGGCCACTCTATTCAGATCGCATAAGAACGTGATCGGGATGAGCTTGAGGAACGAGCTGAGAGGACCGAGAGAAAACgtggaagattggtttaagtacATGGAGATGGGAGCCGAGGCAGTGCATGCGGCTAACAAGGACGTGCTCGTCATCCTCTCCGGCCTTAGCTTTGACAACGACCTCGGCTTCCTGTCCACCAGGCAACCGAATGTGAGCTTTTCTAGCAAGAGCAAACTCGTGTTCGAGGTACACTGGTACTCCTTCTCCAACAGCGAGGCGTGGGGCAACGGCAACCCCAACGACGTCTGTGGGAGGATCTCCGGCAGCGTCACCAACAAGGCCGGCTTCCTGCTCGACCGCCAGTTTCCTCTGTTCCTTAGTGAGTTTGGGATTGACCAGAGGGGAGTGAATGAGAGGGACAACCGATATTTCAGCTGCGCCTTGGCATATGCTGCAGACAAGGACTTGGATTGGGCACTGTGGACGTTGCAAGGGAGTTATTATCTCAGGGAAGGCGTCGTGGAGTTGGAGGAGGTGTATGGCCTTCTCTCATTGAACTGGAATACAGTTCGGAACCAAACCCAGTTGCAGAGGGTCCGATCCATACAGCAACCTTTTCGAGGTCCAGGTTTCTCTGATGTTCCACCCTACAAGATTATCTTCCATCCCTTGACCGGGCACTGCGTCACACTCGACTCCTCTCGACGTCTCACCCTTGCAATAGGCCCTTGCAGCCAAAGGTGGAACTTCAATGACGGCCAAACTTTGTCCCTGACGGCAGGTTCAACGTCTTCCTGCATCACCGCCATCGGGGTCGGGATGCCCGTCGCGATGGCAGAATGCGACCGTGTGACGAGCTCCAAGTGGGAGCTTTTGTCCTCCTCCCACATGCACGTGTCGACCAAAGTCGCCGGCGGCAATGCGACTGTGTGCTTGGATGTCGGCGGCGACGGCAGGAGCTTGATCACGAATCCTTGCCGGTGCTTGGGTGGGAACGCGAGCTGTGACCCTGAGGGCCAGTGGTTTAAGTTGGTCAGCTCCTCCAGACTAATTAGTTAA